From Pedobacter cryoconitis, one genomic window encodes:
- a CDS encoding class I SAM-dependent methyltransferase: protein MSLLQAISYKDPAGFVVKLEDGYYRYIAPDYALEFDHLSESGLYQNLVDQELMIPHAEVLLDDKFPGYYKKIFPQQLAFISYPFEWSYAQWQQMLLAYTRINQLSLAHGMILKDASPYNFTFHNDKCVLIDTLSFSFYKDGDPWIAYRQFCEESLSPFLLMHYKDPLWSKLYRGSITGLPLPFVSSHLPFRTRFDPFCLIHIHLHSRFSNDKKGKSEAARQGLNKEKLKVLFSNIAKNVLTKKQPLLKNSIWDHYYENDIESERYITAKTEVITKWLSEIRPDVTIDLGANTGKFSRLASQFSKSVYAVESDAYCVDEIYKSNTQIKDNNITSILADLADPSPGLGWHNEEKSPLLKRLKGEMVMALALIHHLCLSRNLPIPFVARLFSEMTTRYAIVEFVPKEDPKSRLLLQHKGDIFEYYTEEDFINSFEHHFRLVACHPFEKSLRKLFLWEKR, encoded by the coding sequence ATGAGTTTATTACAAGCGATTTCTTACAAAGACCCTGCTGGTTTTGTCGTTAAACTAGAAGATGGATATTATAGATATATTGCTCCTGATTATGCATTGGAATTTGATCACCTGAGTGAATCGGGACTTTATCAGAATCTGGTAGATCAGGAGCTGATGATACCACATGCCGAGGTCTTATTAGATGATAAATTTCCAGGTTATTATAAGAAAATATTTCCACAGCAGTTAGCTTTTATATCCTATCCATTTGAGTGGTCTTATGCACAATGGCAGCAAATGTTATTAGCTTATACCAGGATTAATCAGCTTTCGTTAGCACATGGGATGATTTTAAAAGATGCTTCTCCCTATAACTTCACCTTTCACAATGATAAATGTGTATTAATTGATACACTATCTTTCAGTTTCTATAAAGATGGAGATCCATGGATAGCCTACCGGCAATTTTGCGAAGAATCTCTTTCTCCATTTTTATTGATGCACTATAAAGATCCCTTGTGGTCAAAGTTATATAGAGGAAGTATTACCGGGTTGCCTCTTCCTTTTGTCAGCAGCCATTTGCCTTTCAGGACTCGTTTTGATCCCTTCTGTTTGATACATATTCATTTGCACTCCCGATTTAGTAATGATAAAAAAGGTAAAAGCGAAGCTGCACGGCAGGGATTGAATAAGGAGAAACTGAAAGTTCTTTTTAGCAACATTGCCAAAAACGTTTTGACCAAAAAACAACCCTTGCTTAAAAATAGTATATGGGATCATTATTATGAGAATGATATTGAAAGTGAAAGATATATTACAGCTAAAACAGAGGTGATTACCAAATGGCTGTCGGAAATAAGGCCTGATGTGACTATTGATTTGGGCGCGAATACAGGCAAGTTCTCCCGCTTAGCTTCGCAGTTTTCGAAATCTGTTTATGCAGTAGAAAGTGATGCTTACTGTGTAGATGAGATTTATAAAAGTAATACACAGATAAAAGATAATAATATCACTTCAATTTTGGCTGATCTTGCTGATCCATCCCCAGGATTAGGCTGGCATAACGAGGAGAAATCACCTCTTTTAAAACGTTTAAAAGGAGAAATGGTGATGGCTCTTGCTTTAATTCATCATTTATGTCTGAGCAGAAACTTGCCGATTCCTTTTGTTGCCCGGCTTTTCTCTGAAATGACAACACGGTATGCAATTGTTGAATTCGTTCCAAAAGAAGATCCTAAATCCAGGTTGTTATTGCAGCATAAAGGAGATATTTTCGAATATTATACGGAAGAAGATTTTATCAATTCATTTGAACATCATTTTAGATTAGTTGCCTGTCATCCATTTGAAAAATCGTTAAGAAAATTGTTTTTATGGGAAAAACGATAA
- a CDS encoding peroxiredoxin family protein, with protein MKLLITCLTVIFFSLSASAQDIGSKIPTAIFYNRDNTPFSTYNIPGGKKSLIIFFDATCEHCQKVVAQMSKRTKELKNVNVYMISQDEYRSIDYFMTNFGKPFLQEKNVKVVQDRDHVFIMAFHPKQYPAIYLYNADKSLAFTSSNQNDVPKFFKLINP; from the coding sequence ATGAAATTATTAATAACTTGTCTGACTGTTATCTTTTTCTCTCTTTCTGCTTCAGCGCAGGATATAGGTTCAAAAATTCCCACAGCGATCTTTTACAACAGAGATAATACACCCTTTTCTACCTACAATATTCCTGGCGGGAAAAAATCGCTGATTATCTTTTTTGATGCAACCTGTGAACACTGTCAGAAAGTAGTGGCGCAAATGAGTAAAAGAACAAAGGAATTGAAAAATGTAAACGTTTATATGATTTCACAGGATGAATACAGATCTATTGATTACTTCATGACTAATTTTGGAAAACCATTTTTGCAGGAAAAAAATGTGAAGGTAGTTCAGGATCGTGACCATGTATTTATTATGGCTTTCCATCCAAAACAATACCCGGCCATTTATTTGTATAATGCGGATAAAAGCCTCGCATTTACTTCAAGCAATCAAAATGATGTACCTAAGTTTTTTAAGCTGATTAATCCCTAG